One genomic segment of Streptomyces sp. NBC_00239 includes these proteins:
- a CDS encoding nuclear transport factor 2 family protein encodes MSIAPGHLSDPAVAAFVAAVNSHDQDALFALLTPDATMSDDGSDRDVREWTDREIFASSGHMAVEKESDGGRSLIVKYRNDTWGEMRTAWRFEVTADGHKISRFETGQA; translated from the coding sequence GTGTCCATCGCCCCCGGCCACCTCTCCGACCCGGCCGTCGCCGCGTTCGTCGCCGCCGTCAACAGCCACGACCAGGACGCCCTCTTCGCGCTGCTCACGCCCGACGCGACGATGTCCGACGACGGCTCCGACCGGGACGTGCGCGAGTGGACCGACCGCGAGATCTTCGCCTCCTCCGGCCACATGGCGGTGGAGAAGGAATCCGACGGCGGCCGGTCCCTGATCGTGAAGTACCGCAACGACACCTGGGGCGAGATGCGCACCGCCTGGCGCTTCGAGGTCACCGCCGACGGCCACAAGATCAGCCGCTTCGAAACCGGCCAGGCGTAG
- a CDS encoding polysaccharide deacetylase family protein, translating into MGMKSKYSAHIAVAASAVALSLAVWGAAVLTDSEAAKADAAQARKPDSRAKAPVQAPPVRMPESIAHASESGGSAVNITIDDGPDPRWTPRILEILKENQVKAVFCMIGPQAKEFPDLVKRVVADGHRLCDHTMTHDTSMDKKSVAYQKTQILDAKKMIEDAAGGAKVEYYRAPGGAFTPDSRRIAAAAGMRPLGWNVDTKDFEKPGTAAIVNTVRNELGNGPTILFHDGGGDRSQSVSALEQVLPWLKEQGRTFGFPVRTNPDAS; encoded by the coding sequence ATGGGGATGAAGAGCAAGTACAGCGCGCACATAGCCGTGGCGGCGTCGGCGGTCGCGCTCAGTCTTGCCGTGTGGGGGGCGGCCGTGCTGACCGACTCCGAGGCCGCCAAGGCCGATGCGGCGCAGGCCCGGAAGCCGGACTCGCGGGCGAAGGCGCCGGTGCAGGCGCCGCCGGTGCGGATGCCGGAGAGCATCGCGCACGCCTCCGAGTCGGGCGGCTCGGCGGTGAACATCACCATCGACGACGGTCCGGACCCGCGGTGGACGCCCAGGATCCTGGAGATCCTCAAGGAGAACCAGGTCAAGGCCGTGTTCTGCATGATCGGCCCGCAGGCCAAGGAGTTCCCCGACCTGGTGAAGCGGGTCGTCGCGGACGGCCACCGGCTGTGCGACCACACCATGACCCACGACACGTCGATGGACAAGAAGTCCGTCGCCTACCAGAAGACGCAGATCCTCGACGCGAAGAAGATGATCGAAGACGCGGCCGGGGGCGCGAAGGTCGAGTACTACCGGGCGCCGGGCGGCGCCTTCACCCCCGACAGCCGGCGGATCGCCGCGGCCGCCGGGATGCGGCCCCTCGGCTGGAACGTCGACACCAAGGACTTCGAGAAGCCCGGCACCGCCGCGATCGTGAACACCGTCAGGAACGAGCTGGGCAACGGCCCGACCATCCTCTTCCACGACGGCGGCGGCGACCGCAGCCAGAGCGTCTCGGCCCTGGAGCAGGTCCTGCCGTGGCTGAAGGAGCAGGGCCGCACCTTCGGCTTCCCGGTGCGCACCAACCCCGACGCCTCTTGA
- a CDS encoding S1 family peptidase — translation MRITRTASPARKARAAAFAAVATALVAATALALPTAQAAPHTYSAARLAAVDRAVLGADVGGTAWRVDHATGTVVVTADSTVGEAALARIRKAAGADAGALRIERAPGTFTRLLGPGDAVYGSGYRCSVAFNVVSGSTYSFLTAGHCGNVVKTWYTNSAQSTLVGPTTGSSFPGNDYALVRYANTALSHPGGFTAANAYVGEPVKRSGSTTGTKSGTVTGLDVTVHYSGGGTVRGMIQTNVCAEPGDSGGALYDGTKALGITSGGSGNCSVGGTTFYQPVPEALAKYRVSLY, via the coding sequence GTGAGGATCACGCGCACCGCTTCCCCCGCCCGCAAGGCCCGCGCCGCCGCGTTCGCGGCCGTCGCCACCGCACTCGTCGCGGCCACCGCACTCGCCCTGCCCACCGCCCAGGCGGCGCCCCACACCTACAGCGCGGCCCGGCTCGCCGCCGTGGACCGGGCCGTCCTGGGAGCCGACGTGGGCGGCACCGCATGGCGGGTGGACCACGCGACCGGCACCGTGGTCGTCACCGCCGACAGCACCGTCGGCGAAGCCGCCCTCGCCAGGATCCGCAAGGCCGCGGGCGCCGACGCGGGCGCCCTGCGCATCGAGCGGGCCCCGGGCACCTTCACCCGCCTCCTCGGCCCCGGCGACGCCGTCTACGGCAGCGGCTACCGCTGCTCGGTGGCGTTCAACGTCGTGAGCGGGAGCACGTACTCCTTCCTCACCGCCGGCCACTGCGGCAACGTCGTCAAGACCTGGTACACCAACTCCGCACAGAGCACCCTGGTCGGCCCCACCACCGGTTCCAGCTTCCCCGGCAACGACTACGCCCTGGTCCGCTACGCCAACACCGCCCTCAGCCACCCCGGCGGCTTCACCGCGGCCAACGCCTACGTGGGCGAACCGGTCAAGCGGAGCGGCTCCACCACCGGAACCAAGAGCGGCACCGTCACCGGGCTCGACGTGACCGTCCACTACAGCGGCGGCGGCACGGTCCGCGGCATGATCCAGACCAACGTCTGCGCCGAGCCCGGCGACTCGGGCGGCGCCCTCTACGACGGCACGAAGGCCCTCGGCATCACCTCGGGCGGCAGCGGCAACTGCTCGGTCGGCGGCACGACGTTCTACCAGCCGGTCCCGGAGGCCCTCGCCAAGTACCGCGTCTCCCTCTACTGA
- a CDS encoding RNA polymerase sigma factor — protein sequence MPQQRTPEYLSAQLIAAQQGDEGAFEGVFRAVQPGLLRYLTVLVGAEAEDVASEAWLQIARDLGGFQGDFDGFRGWAATIARNRAMDLLRARRRRPTGSVPVEELLGRAAADDTEGTALAGAGTAAALALIARLPQDQAEAVLLRVVMDLDAQTAAKVLGKRPGAVRMAAHRGLRKLARLVEQNPLPGSGPSAGAAGAGASPGTGAGASAGAGTGPGADTGPGAGSDAGTGSDAGAAPGAGDGTAPGSDAGSDAGGGKPPEKNSAGSVTSTQASTLKGLR from the coding sequence GTGCCGCAACAGCGCACCCCGGAGTACCTGTCCGCGCAGCTGATAGCCGCCCAACAGGGCGACGAGGGAGCTTTTGAGGGGGTTTTCCGGGCAGTTCAGCCGGGGTTGCTCCGCTACCTGACGGTTCTGGTCGGTGCGGAAGCGGAGGACGTGGCGTCCGAGGCCTGGTTGCAGATCGCACGCGATCTGGGCGGGTTCCAGGGGGATTTCGACGGGTTCCGCGGCTGGGCCGCGACGATCGCCCGCAACCGGGCGATGGACCTGCTCAGGGCCCGGCGGCGCCGGCCGACCGGCAGCGTACCGGTGGAGGAGTTGCTGGGGCGGGCCGCCGCCGACGACACGGAGGGCACGGCCCTCGCCGGAGCGGGCACGGCCGCCGCACTGGCCCTGATCGCGCGACTGCCGCAGGACCAGGCGGAGGCCGTGCTGCTGCGGGTGGTCATGGACCTGGACGCGCAAACCGCCGCGAAGGTGCTCGGCAAGCGGCCCGGCGCGGTGCGGATGGCCGCCCACCGGGGCCTGCGGAAGCTGGCACGGCTGGTGGAGCAGAACCCGCTGCCGGGCTCGGGGCCGAGCGCTGGGGCGGCTGGCGCCGGGGCGAGCCCTGGAACCGGCGCCGGGGCGAGCGCCGGGGCAGGCACGGGCCCGGGTGCGGATACGGGCCCGGGTGCGGGCTCGGATGCGGGCACCGGCTCGGATGCGGGCGCGGCGCCTGGCGCCGGTGACGGCACGGCTCCGGGCTCGGACGCGGGCTCCGATGCCGGCGGGGGGAAACCGCCGGAAAAAAATTCCGCCGGATCAGTGACATCCACGCAGGCCTCAACGCTGAAGGGCTTGAGATGA
- a CDS encoding bifunctional polysaccharide deacetylase/glycosyltransferase family 2 protein — protein sequence MRAITPRTHWLLLATLVLTLSAGLLIQGYSRHMFDGTADGAVTAEGSSAGVPERVAGGGPVIEATGGRTAAPAARTIALTFDDGPDPVWTPKILDVLRRHQVKATFFVVGTRVAEHPGLARRIVAEGHQIGVHSFTHAHLGQAPAWRRSLELRQTQLAIVGATGVTTPLLRPPYSSSNGALTDADWSAVAQAGREGYLTVLTTLDSEDWKRPGVARIVANTTPRGSAGQIALLHDAGGDRTQTVAALDVLVPRLKASGFRFATVGEAVALPAAERAAPAAEHWQGRALVAALRSTDLALDVLTWLLWAAGAISLLRAGAVFVAARRHVRLRRRGPWGAPVTEPVSVIVPAYNESAGIEAAVRSLVASDHPVEIIVVDDGSTDGTADLVEALALPGVRVIRQANAGKPAALNTGIAAASCELLVMVDGDTVFEPDAVRMIIQPFADPGVGAVSGNAKVVNRGGLLGRWQHIEYVVGFNLDRRLFDLAECMPTVPGAVGAFRRAALVRVGGVSDTTLAEDTDLTMALCRDGWRVVYEERAKAWTEAPASLGALWKQRYRWCYGTLQAMWKHRGAAVQGGQAGKLGRRGLLYLLLFQVLLPLLAPVVDVFAVYGLVFLDPVRILGLWTAFLVLQLLLGLYAFRLDGERPGPLWSLPLQQFVYRQLMYLVVIQSVYTAIAGSRLRWQRMERYGSLPPQPAGDGREAGAGAGAGAGAGAGAG from the coding sequence GTGCGCGCCATCACCCCGCGCACGCACTGGCTGCTGCTCGCCACCCTCGTCCTCACCCTGTCCGCCGGGCTCCTGATCCAGGGCTACTCCCGGCACATGTTCGACGGCACGGCGGACGGCGCCGTCACGGCGGAGGGATCCTCCGCCGGTGTGCCGGAGCGGGTCGCGGGCGGCGGCCCGGTGATCGAGGCGACCGGCGGCCGGACCGCCGCGCCGGCCGCCCGTACCATCGCCCTCACCTTCGACGACGGCCCGGACCCCGTCTGGACCCCGAAGATCCTCGACGTGCTGCGCCGCCACCAGGTCAAGGCCACGTTCTTCGTCGTCGGCACCCGGGTCGCCGAACATCCCGGACTGGCCCGCCGGATCGTCGCGGAGGGGCACCAGATCGGCGTCCACTCCTTCACGCACGCCCACCTCGGGCAGGCTCCCGCCTGGCGGCGCTCCCTGGAGCTGCGCCAGACCCAGCTGGCCATCGTCGGGGCCACCGGGGTCACCACCCCGCTGCTCCGGCCCCCATACTCCTCCTCGAACGGCGCGCTCACCGACGCCGACTGGAGCGCCGTGGCGCAGGCCGGCCGCGAGGGCTACCTGACCGTCCTGACCACCCTCGACAGCGAGGACTGGAAGCGGCCCGGGGTCGCGCGGATCGTCGCCAACACCACCCCCCGGGGCAGTGCCGGACAGATCGCGCTCCTGCACGACGCGGGCGGCGACCGCACGCAGACCGTGGCGGCCCTCGACGTGCTCGTGCCCCGGCTCAAGGCCTCCGGGTTCCGCTTCGCCACGGTCGGCGAGGCCGTGGCGCTGCCCGCCGCCGAGCGGGCCGCGCCGGCCGCCGAGCACTGGCAGGGCCGGGCCCTGGTCGCCGCGCTGCGCAGCACCGATCTGGCCCTGGACGTGCTCACCTGGCTGCTGTGGGCGGCGGGCGCGATCAGCCTGCTGCGGGCGGGGGCGGTGTTCGTGGCGGCCCGTCGGCACGTACGGCTGCGGCGCCGCGGGCCGTGGGGCGCGCCCGTCACCGAGCCGGTGAGCGTCATCGTGCCCGCGTACAACGAGAGCGCGGGTATCGAGGCGGCCGTGCGCTCGCTGGTGGCCTCGGACCACCCGGTCGAGATCATCGTGGTGGACGACGGCTCCACCGACGGCACCGCCGACCTCGTCGAGGCCCTCGCGCTGCCCGGCGTACGGGTCATCCGGCAGGCCAACGCGGGCAAGCCCGCCGCGCTCAACACCGGTATCGCCGCCGCCTCCTGCGAACTGCTGGTCATGGTCGACGGGGACACCGTCTTCGAGCCCGACGCGGTACGGATGATCATCCAGCCGTTCGCCGACCCGGGGGTCGGGGCGGTCTCCGGGAACGCCAAGGTCGTCAACCGGGGCGGCCTGCTGGGCCGCTGGCAGCACATCGAGTACGTCGTCGGCTTCAACCTGGACCGCCGGCTGTTCGACCTCGCCGAGTGCATGCCCACCGTGCCGGGCGCGGTGGGCGCCTTCCGGCGGGCGGCGCTGGTGCGCGTGGGCGGGGTCAGCGACACCACCCTCGCCGAGGACACCGACCTCACGATGGCCCTGTGCCGGGACGGCTGGCGGGTGGTCTACGAGGAGCGCGCCAAGGCCTGGACCGAGGCCCCGGCCTCCCTCGGCGCCCTGTGGAAGCAGCGCTACCGGTGGTGCTACGGCACCCTTCAGGCCATGTGGAAGCACCGCGGCGCGGCGGTGCAGGGCGGTCAGGCCGGGAAGCTGGGCCGGCGCGGACTCCTCTACCTGCTGCTGTTCCAGGTCCTGCTGCCGCTGCTGGCGCCCGTCGTGGACGTGTTCGCCGTCTACGGTCTCGTCTTCCTCGACCCGGTGCGCATCCTGGGGCTGTGGACCGCCTTCCTGGTGCTCCAACTGCTGCTGGGCCTGTACGCGTTCCGCCTCGACGGGGAGCGGCCCGGCCCGCTGTGGAGCCTGCCTCTCCAGCAGTTCGTGTACCGGCAGCTGATGTACCTCGTCGTGATCCAGTCGGTGTACACGGCGATCGCGGGCTCGCGGCTGCGCTGGCAGCGCATGGAACGGTACGGCAGCCTGCCACCCCAGCCGGCCGGGGACGGCCGGGAGGCGGGGGCGGGAGCCGGGGCCGGGGCGGGAGCCGGGGCCGGGGCGGGGTAG
- a CDS encoding nuclear transport factor 2 family protein, which produces MTTRPPLPPFTEESARAKVQAAEDAWNSRDPERVALAYTEDSVWRNRDRFLAGRDEIRAFLAEKWERELDYRLRKELWAYTGNRISVRFEYEWHDAAGQWWRSHGNEQWEFDADGLMRRREASINDIPIDASARRLREM; this is translated from the coding sequence ATGACGACTCGCCCGCCCCTGCCGCCGTTCACCGAGGAGAGCGCCCGCGCCAAGGTCCAGGCCGCCGAGGACGCCTGGAACTCCCGCGACCCCGAGCGCGTCGCCCTCGCGTACACGGAGGACTCCGTCTGGCGCAACCGCGACCGCTTCCTCGCCGGCCGCGACGAGATCCGCGCGTTCCTCGCCGAGAAGTGGGAGCGCGAGCTCGACTACCGCCTGCGCAAGGAGCTGTGGGCGTACACCGGCAACCGCATCTCGGTCCGTTTCGAGTACGAGTGGCACGACGCGGCCGGTCAGTGGTGGCGCAGCCACGGCAACGAGCAGTGGGAGTTCGACGCCGACGGCCTGATGCGCCGCCGCGAGGCCAGCATCAACGACATCCCCATCGACGCGTCCGCCCGCCGCCTCCGCGAGATGTAG
- a CDS encoding TetR/AcrR family transcriptional regulator, producing MDDDDARTRLLDAAEALFYAHGVQAVGMDRIRAESQVPLKRLYRLFPAKETLVAAYLERRDARWTASLRTHVEAVAEPRERVAAVFDWLADWFAQPDFRGCAFLNTYGELGEASPEPVLATIRQHKAALRALLGEVAAGAADGADAADLADRLLILVEGATVVASLTPGGAHPTAPAHHARALAKALLTAGP from the coding sequence ATGGACGACGACGATGCCCGCACCCGACTCCTGGACGCGGCGGAGGCCCTCTTCTACGCACACGGGGTGCAGGCGGTCGGCATGGACCGCATCCGGGCCGAGTCCCAGGTCCCCCTGAAGCGGCTCTACCGCCTCTTCCCCGCGAAGGAGACGCTGGTCGCCGCATACCTGGAACGCCGGGACGCCCGCTGGACCGCGAGCCTGCGCACCCACGTGGAGGCGGTCGCGGAGCCGCGCGAACGGGTCGCGGCGGTCTTCGACTGGCTGGCGGACTGGTTCGCGCAGCCGGACTTCCGCGGCTGCGCATTCCTCAACACGTACGGAGAACTGGGCGAGGCCTCCCCGGAACCGGTACTCGCCACCATCCGGCAGCACAAGGCGGCCCTGCGGGCGCTGCTCGGCGAGGTGGCGGCGGGCGCCGCCGACGGCGCAGACGCGGCGGACCTGGCCGACCGGCTCCTGATCCTCGTCGAGGGCGCGACGGTCGTCGCCTCCCTCACCCCGGGCGGCGCACACCCGACCGCCCCCGCCCACCACGCCCGCGCCCTGGCCAAAGCCCTGCTGACGGCCGGACCGTAG
- a CDS encoding OmpA family protein, which yields MTETPPRLVAVTVAAVLLIAGANVLGATAARADDNPSVPPGTEPSASAPVEIDSNSPGLKLPQGATLAAPKVLDIAQVVEDLGGEERRQDTNETVMLALQAEVLFPKNSATLNAQANSRIRAIAAEINNAKATKVRVFGFTDNLGTYEHGKVLSKQRADAVQRELAKTLSPGITFDIRGYSEDYPIADNGTEEGRTKNRRVEISFPRGAQ from the coding sequence ATGACCGAGACGCCCCCACGCCTGGTCGCCGTCACCGTCGCCGCCGTACTCCTGATCGCCGGCGCGAACGTGCTCGGCGCGACCGCGGCCCGTGCCGACGACAATCCGAGCGTTCCCCCCGGCACCGAGCCGTCCGCCTCCGCACCCGTGGAGATCGACTCCAACTCGCCCGGGCTCAAGCTCCCGCAGGGTGCCACCCTCGCCGCGCCCAAGGTGCTCGACATCGCGCAGGTCGTCGAGGACCTCGGCGGTGAGGAGCGCCGGCAGGACACCAACGAGACGGTGATGCTCGCGCTCCAGGCCGAGGTCCTGTTCCCCAAGAACAGCGCCACGCTCAACGCGCAGGCGAACTCCCGTATCCGGGCCATCGCCGCCGAGATCAACAACGCGAAGGCGACGAAGGTCCGGGTGTTCGGTTTCACCGACAACCTCGGCACGTACGAGCACGGCAAGGTGCTGTCCAAGCAGCGCGCCGACGCCGTGCAGCGCGAACTGGCCAAGACGCTCAGCCCGGGCATCACCTTCGACATCCGCGGCTACAGCGAGGACTACCCGATCGCCGACAACGGCACCGAGGAAGGCCGCACCAAGAACCGCCGCGTCGAGATCTCCTTCCCCCGCGGCGCCCAGTAG